Proteins encoded by one window of Chromobacterium violaceum ATCC 12472:
- a CDS encoding DUF488 domain-containing protein produces the protein MAIEIRLERVEGCRKPPAGAFLVDGKWPRGLPRSALAAGHWLPRVMPTEELVAWMRLQPLRWSTFCDIYWADMSNNPARWKPLLDAMELGGLVLLHSGEADERSPVRALADFLLARYRERHAEGAEA, from the coding sequence ATGGCAATCGAAATACGCTTGGAACGGGTAGAGGGGTGCAGAAAGCCGCCGGCAGGCGCTTTCCTGGTAGACGGCAAGTGGCCGCGCGGTTTGCCGCGCTCGGCGCTTGCGGCTGGGCATTGGCTGCCTAGGGTGATGCCGACCGAGGAACTGGTGGCGTGGATGCGCCTGCAGCCCTTGCGCTGGTCGACCTTCTGCGATATCTACTGGGCGGATATGAGCAATAATCCGGCGCGTTGGAAGCCCTTGCTGGACGCGATGGAGCTGGGCGGGCTGGTGCTGCTGCATAGCGGAGAGGCGGACGAACGCAGCCCGGTGCGCGCCCTGGCCGACTTTCTGCTGGCGCGCTACCGCGAGCGTCATGCCGAAGGCGCGGAGGCGTGA
- the yiaY gene encoding L-threonine dehydrogenase: MSTSAFFIPSLNLMGAGCLQQAVDAMRGHGFRRALIVTDQGLVKAGLAAKVADMLGKADIEPVIFDGVHPNPSCANVNAGLALLKEKQCDVVVSLGGGSPHDCAKGIALVAVNGGKIQDYEGVDKSAKPQLPLVAINTTAGTASEMTRFCIITDESRHIKMAIVDKHTTPILSVNDPETMAGMPASLTAATGMDALTHAVEAYVSTIATPITDACALKAVELIAGFLRRAVKDGKDMEAREQMAYAQFLAGMAFNNASLGYVHAMAHQLGGFYDLPHGVCNAVLLPHVQAFNAASAGERLGDVAIALGEKTRSAQAAIAAIKRLAADVGIPAGLRELGVKEADIPTLADNALKDACGFTNPRKGSHEDVCAIFRAAM, translated from the coding sequence ATGAGCACAAGCGCTTTCTTCATCCCCTCGCTGAACCTGATGGGCGCGGGCTGTCTGCAACAGGCCGTCGACGCGATGCGCGGCCACGGTTTCCGCCGCGCGCTGATCGTCACCGACCAGGGCCTGGTCAAGGCCGGCCTGGCCGCCAAGGTGGCCGACATGCTGGGCAAGGCCGACATCGAACCGGTGATCTTCGACGGCGTCCATCCCAATCCCAGCTGCGCCAATGTCAACGCCGGTCTGGCGCTGCTCAAGGAAAAGCAGTGCGACGTGGTGGTGTCGCTGGGCGGCGGCTCGCCGCACGACTGCGCCAAAGGCATCGCGCTGGTGGCGGTGAACGGCGGCAAGATCCAGGACTACGAGGGCGTGGACAAGTCGGCCAAGCCGCAGCTGCCGCTGGTGGCGATCAACACCACCGCAGGCACCGCGTCCGAAATGACCCGCTTCTGCATCATCACCGACGAGTCGCGCCATATCAAGATGGCCATCGTCGACAAGCACACCACGCCCATCCTGTCGGTCAACGATCCGGAAACCATGGCCGGCATGCCGGCCTCGCTGACCGCCGCCACCGGCATGGACGCGCTGACCCACGCGGTGGAAGCCTATGTGTCCACTATCGCCACCCCCATCACCGACGCCTGCGCCTTGAAGGCGGTGGAACTGATCGCCGGCTTCCTGCGCCGCGCGGTGAAGGACGGCAAGGACATGGAAGCGCGCGAGCAAATGGCTTACGCCCAGTTCCTGGCCGGCATGGCCTTCAACAACGCCTCGCTGGGCTATGTGCACGCGATGGCGCACCAGCTGGGCGGCTTCTACGACCTGCCGCACGGCGTGTGCAACGCGGTGCTGCTGCCGCATGTGCAGGCCTTCAACGCAGCCTCGGCCGGAGAGCGGCTGGGCGACGTGGCCATCGCGCTGGGCGAGAAGACACGCAGCGCCCAGGCGGCCATCGCGGCGATCAAGCGCCTGGCGGCGGATGTCGGCATTCCGGCAGGCTTGAGGGAGCTGGGCGTCAAGGAGGCGGATATCCCGACGCTGGCGGACAACGCGCTGAAGGATGCCTGCGGTTTCACCAATCCGCGCAAGGGCAGCCATGAGGATGTCTGCGCGATCTTCCGCGCCGCGATGTAG
- a CDS encoding MarC family protein: MQLLSTFITKFLFVMAALLPIMNPPGLVPIFISMTARNTPQQRRYLARRIAIYCALLLVGSMFVGGYVLSFFGVSLPVVQMSGGLLITFAAWRMLNDTPAESSQPSAEQARVDSQAELKQRAFYPLTFPLTVGPGSVSVAITIGATLTGSGKGLVRFVISPIAGLSAVLVGSTLVYLCYANADKLLRYLGQTGSVVFLRLSAFILLCLGVQIMWDGFGELASQWLRDNAGLLH, from the coding sequence ATGCAGTTGCTGTCCACCTTCATTACCAAGTTTTTGTTCGTGATGGCGGCGCTGTTGCCGATCATGAATCCGCCCGGCCTGGTGCCCATCTTCATCTCGATGACGGCACGCAACACGCCGCAGCAGCGGCGCTACCTGGCGCGGCGCATCGCGATCTATTGCGCGCTGCTGCTGGTGGGCAGCATGTTCGTCGGCGGCTACGTGCTGTCCTTCTTCGGCGTGTCGCTGCCGGTGGTGCAGATGTCCGGCGGCTTGCTGATCACCTTCGCCGCCTGGCGCATGCTGAACGACACGCCGGCCGAGTCCAGCCAGCCGTCCGCCGAGCAGGCCAGGGTGGACAGCCAGGCCGAGCTCAAGCAGCGCGCCTTCTATCCGTTGACCTTTCCGCTGACCGTGGGGCCGGGCTCGGTGTCGGTGGCCATCACCATCGGCGCCACGCTGACCGGCAGCGGCAAGGGGCTGGTGCGCTTCGTGATCAGCCCGATCGCCGGACTATCGGCGGTGCTGGTGGGCAGCACCCTGGTCTACCTGTGCTACGCCAACGCCGACAAGCTGCTGCGCTATCTGGGCCAGACCGGCTCCGTGGTGTTCCTGCGGCTGTCCGCCTTCATTCTGCTGTGCCTGGGCGTGCAGATCATGTGGGACGGCTTCGGCGAGCTGGCCAGCCAGTGGCTGCGGGACAACGCCGGGCTGCTGCATTGA
- a CDS encoding amino acid permease: MSKKQDAPELRRSLQARHLSMIAIGGSIGTGLFLASGATISGAGAGGALLAYALVGLMVYFLMTSLGEMAAFMPVSGSFQAYGSRFVDPAFGFAQGWNYWYNWAITVAVELAAAAIIMNYWYPGIPGVVWSGGFLAIIFALNYFSVKGFGEAEFWCSMLKVATIIAFIVIGFLMILGIMTEPNPSRIAPGLQVMMQGEGPFVGGLAAFVGVAMVVGFSFQGTELIGVAAGESANPGRTIPRAVRQIFWRILMFYMLSILIIGLILPHNDPSLLKNDMKDVGASPFTLVFNRAGLAFAASLMNAVILSAILSAGNSGMYASTRMLYAMAKNGMAPKVFGKLTDNGVPRNALYATTLVACLCFLTSLFQSNAVYMWLLNSSGMTGFIAWLGVAISHYRFRRAYVKQGYSLDDLPYKAKWFPLGPLFAFALCLLIMLGQNYTAFTAAKVDWNGVIATYLGIPLFLALWWGYRVKHNTRMVPLEKVELAEAHRNALMQREENRGGKPAAAQA; this comes from the coding sequence ATGAGCAAGAAACAAGACGCGCCGGAGCTGCGGCGCTCGCTGCAGGCTCGACACCTGTCGATGATCGCCATCGGCGGCTCGATCGGCACCGGCCTGTTCCTGGCGTCCGGCGCCACCATCTCGGGCGCGGGCGCCGGCGGCGCGCTGCTGGCCTACGCGCTGGTCGGCCTGATGGTGTACTTCCTGATGACCAGCCTGGGCGAAATGGCCGCCTTCATGCCGGTGTCCGGCTCCTTCCAGGCCTACGGCTCGCGTTTCGTCGATCCGGCCTTCGGCTTCGCGCAGGGCTGGAACTACTGGTACAACTGGGCGATCACCGTCGCGGTGGAACTGGCCGCGGCCGCCATCATCATGAACTACTGGTATCCCGGGATACCGGGCGTGGTGTGGAGCGGGGGCTTCCTGGCCATCATCTTCGCGCTCAACTATTTCTCGGTGAAGGGCTTCGGCGAGGCCGAGTTCTGGTGCTCGATGCTGAAGGTGGCCACCATCATCGCCTTCATCGTCATCGGCTTCCTGATGATTCTGGGCATCATGACCGAGCCGAACCCGAGCCGCATCGCGCCGGGTCTGCAAGTGATGATGCAGGGCGAGGGGCCCTTCGTCGGCGGCCTGGCGGCCTTCGTCGGCGTGGCCATGGTGGTGGGCTTCTCCTTCCAGGGCACCGAGCTGATCGGCGTCGCCGCGGGCGAGTCGGCCAACCCCGGCCGCACCATTCCGCGCGCCGTGCGCCAGATCTTCTGGCGCATCCTGATGTTCTACATGCTGTCCATCCTGATCATCGGTCTGATCCTGCCGCACAACGATCCGTCGCTGCTGAAGAACGACATGAAGGATGTCGGCGCCAGCCCGTTCACGCTGGTGTTCAACCGCGCCGGCCTCGCTTTCGCCGCCAGTCTGATGAACGCGGTGATCCTGTCCGCCATCCTGTCGGCCGGCAACTCCGGCATGTACGCGTCCACCCGCATGCTGTACGCGATGGCCAAGAACGGCATGGCGCCCAAGGTTTTCGGCAAGCTGACCGACAACGGCGTGCCGCGCAACGCGCTGTACGCCACCACGCTGGTGGCCTGCCTGTGCTTCCTGACGTCGTTGTTCCAGAGCAACGCTGTCTACATGTGGCTGTTGAACTCGTCCGGCATGACCGGCTTCATCGCCTGGCTGGGCGTGGCGATCAGCCATTACCGCTTCCGCCGCGCCTACGTGAAGCAGGGCTACAGCCTGGACGACCTGCCGTACAAGGCCAAATGGTTCCCGCTGGGCCCGCTGTTCGCCTTCGCGCTGTGCCTGCTGATCATGCTGGGCCAGAACTACACCGCCTTCACCGCCGCCAAGGTGGATTGGAACGGCGTCATCGCCACCTATCTGGGCATTCCGCTGTTCCTGGCGCTGTGGTGGGGCTACCGCGTCAAGCACAATACCCGCATGGTGCCCTTGGAAAAGGTGGAACTGGCGGAGGCGCATCGCAACGCCTTGATGCAGCGAGAGGAAAATCGCGGCGGCAAGCCCGCCGCCGCCCAGGCCTGA
- a CDS encoding potassium transporter Kup, protein MAMLVLAALGVVYGDLGTSPLYALQEAFNGDHGVRPTPDNVVGVVSLFLWSLILMVSVKYVMVLMRADNKGEGGILALLAQITGGRSGDGRRVAVGWVLLGLAGAAMLYGDGVITPAVSVLSAMEGLQVATPALAAYVVPATVVILAMLFMIQPFGSGRVGAAFGPILAAWFVAIAALGLAQLWRNPAILQAVNPWHGIAYFQRNGFAGFVSLGAVVLCLTGAEALYADMGHFGARPIRLAWYGLALPALILSYLGQGALLLAHPQLSGRPFYSMVPEWGLLPMVALSTLATIVASQALITAVFSLTHQSAQLGFFPRVKVLHTSGSHKGQIYLPLLNWTLMLATIAVVLGFRESGKLAAAFGLAVSTTMAITTVLFAVLARRRWHWPWWAVALVAGSLFAIDLAFWLANALKFLDGGWLPLLLGLAVFCVMGCWFGGRRLQMRESRGRQLPLEALLSSLGMNPVARIPGVGVFLSERADGTPLVLLHHLKHNQALHETAILLTLQMLDVPRAAGERVSAQWLGQGMARVTARYGYMEEPDVPEAMARAAEALGLPPLEPLSTSYYLGRQTLVAAPGSGGLKRWLVGVFAFLRQNERSATLYFGLPPNRVVELGARIEL, encoded by the coding sequence ATGGCGATGCTGGTCCTGGCCGCGCTGGGCGTGGTGTACGGCGACCTGGGCACCAGCCCGCTGTACGCGCTGCAGGAGGCCTTCAACGGCGATCACGGCGTGAGGCCGACGCCGGACAATGTGGTCGGGGTGGTGTCGCTGTTCCTGTGGTCGCTGATCCTGATGGTCAGCGTCAAATACGTGATGGTGCTGATGCGGGCCGACAACAAGGGCGAGGGCGGCATCCTGGCGTTGTTGGCCCAGATCACCGGCGGGCGAAGCGGGGATGGCCGCCGCGTCGCCGTCGGCTGGGTGCTGCTGGGCCTGGCCGGCGCGGCGATGCTGTACGGCGACGGCGTGATCACGCCGGCGGTATCGGTGTTGAGCGCGATGGAGGGGCTGCAGGTGGCGACCCCGGCTTTGGCGGCCTACGTGGTGCCCGCCACCGTCGTCATTCTGGCCATGCTGTTCATGATCCAGCCTTTCGGTTCCGGCCGGGTCGGCGCGGCCTTCGGCCCGATACTGGCGGCGTGGTTCGTGGCGATCGCCGCGCTGGGACTGGCCCAGCTGTGGCGGAACCCGGCCATCCTGCAGGCGGTCAACCCCTGGCACGGCATCGCCTATTTCCAGCGCAACGGTTTCGCCGGCTTTGTCTCGCTGGGCGCGGTGGTGCTGTGCCTGACCGGCGCGGAGGCGCTGTACGCCGACATGGGCCACTTCGGCGCGCGGCCGATACGGCTGGCCTGGTACGGCCTGGCGCTGCCGGCGCTGATTCTGAGCTATCTGGGGCAGGGCGCCTTGCTGCTCGCGCATCCGCAGCTGTCCGGCAGGCCTTTCTATTCGATGGTGCCGGAGTGGGGGCTGTTACCGATGGTGGCGCTGTCCACGCTGGCCACTATCGTCGCCTCGCAGGCATTGATCACGGCGGTGTTCTCGCTGACCCACCAGTCGGCGCAGCTGGGTTTCTTTCCCCGGGTCAAGGTGCTGCATACCTCGGGCAGCCACAAGGGGCAGATCTACCTGCCGCTGCTGAACTGGACGCTGATGCTGGCCACGATCGCGGTGGTGCTGGGCTTTCGCGAGTCGGGCAAGCTGGCAGCCGCTTTCGGCCTGGCGGTCTCCACCACCATGGCCATCACCACTGTGCTGTTCGCGGTGCTGGCGCGCCGCCGTTGGCATTGGCCGTGGTGGGCGGTGGCGCTGGTGGCGGGCAGCTTGTTCGCGATCGACCTGGCGTTCTGGCTGGCCAATGCGCTCAAGTTTCTCGACGGCGGCTGGCTGCCGCTGCTGCTGGGCCTGGCGGTATTCTGCGTGATGGGATGCTGGTTCGGCGGACGGCGCTTGCAGATGAGGGAAAGCCGCGGCCGCCAGCTGCCGCTGGAGGCGCTGCTCTCCAGCCTGGGCATGAATCCGGTGGCGCGGATTCCAGGCGTCGGCGTGTTCCTGTCCGAGCGCGCGGACGGCACGCCGCTGGTGCTGCTGCACCACCTGAAGCACAACCAGGCACTGCACGAAACCGCGATCCTGCTGACGCTGCAGATGCTGGACGTGCCGCGCGCGGCGGGCGAGCGGGTGTCGGCGCAGTGGCTGGGGCAAGGCATGGCCAGGGTGACGGCGCGCTACGGCTATATGGAAGAGCCGGACGTGCCGGAGGCGATGGCGCGGGCGGCGGAGGCGCTGGGTTTGCCGCCGCTGGAGCCGTTGAGCACCAGCTACTATCTGGGGCGGCAGACGCTGGTGGCCGCGCCGGGCAGCGGCGGCTTGAAGCGCTGGCTGGTGGGCGTCTTCGCCTTTCTCAGGCAGAACGAGCGCAGCGCGACGCTGTATTTCGGCCTGCCGCCCAACCGGGTGGTGGAGCTGGGCGCGCGCATCGAACTGTAG
- a CDS encoding MdtA/MuxA family multidrug efflux RND transporter periplasmic adaptor subunit yields MSTAAPVKSKRLPLILILLAALGGGWWWHQHSQSAKEAAARNKGAAPMAVGVAAVQAMDAPLQLNALGTVTSAYTVTVRSRVDGQLEKVHFTEGQQVKQGQLLAELDARSYQAALTQAEGQLLRDQALLENARLDLARYQQLASQNSIAKQQVDTQQALVRQYQGTVKVDQGAVAAARVNVDYTRVTAPISGRVGLRQVDPGNIVHASDANGLVTITQTQPINVTFAIPEVSLSPVLQAARDNKTLKVEAWDRDNRHKLADGKLLALDNQLNTSTGTINIKATFANEQQQLFPNQFVNVNLQLGVRKDAVVVPTAAVQLGKMGNYVYTVGADSMVSIAKVKTGPVSGGNTIIEEGLRPGQQVVIDGVDKLRDGAKVKVIDRAAQAREAASAAAGEAKGHKPRGGKQHASAAH; encoded by the coding sequence ATGTCGACCGCCGCGCCAGTCAAATCCAAACGCCTGCCCTTGATACTCATCCTGCTTGCCGCGCTGGGCGGCGGCTGGTGGTGGCACCAGCATAGCCAGAGTGCCAAGGAAGCCGCGGCCAGGAACAAGGGCGCCGCGCCGATGGCGGTGGGCGTGGCGGCCGTGCAGGCCATGGACGCGCCGCTGCAGCTGAACGCGCTGGGCACCGTCACCTCCGCCTATACCGTGACCGTGCGCAGCCGCGTCGACGGACAATTGGAAAAGGTTCATTTCACCGAAGGCCAACAGGTCAAGCAAGGCCAGTTGCTGGCTGAGCTGGACGCCCGCTCCTACCAGGCCGCGCTGACTCAGGCCGAAGGCCAGCTGCTGCGCGACCAGGCGCTGCTGGAGAACGCCAGGCTGGACCTGGCCCGCTACCAGCAGCTGGCCAGCCAGAACTCCATCGCCAAGCAACAGGTCGACACCCAGCAGGCGCTGGTGCGCCAGTACCAGGGCACGGTCAAGGTCGACCAGGGCGCCGTCGCAGCCGCCCGCGTCAACGTCGACTACACCCGCGTCACGGCGCCGATCTCCGGCCGCGTCGGCCTGCGCCAGGTGGACCCGGGCAACATCGTCCATGCCAGCGACGCCAACGGCCTGGTCACCATCACCCAGACGCAGCCGATCAACGTCACCTTCGCGATCCCCGAGGTCAGCCTGAGCCCGGTGCTGCAGGCCGCGCGCGACAACAAGACGCTCAAGGTGGAAGCCTGGGACCGCGACAACCGCCACAAACTGGCCGACGGCAAGCTGCTGGCGCTGGACAACCAGTTGAACACCAGCACCGGCACCATCAATATCAAGGCGACATTCGCCAATGAGCAGCAGCAGCTGTTCCCCAACCAGTTCGTCAACGTCAACCTGCAGCTGGGCGTGCGCAAGGACGCGGTGGTAGTCCCCACCGCCGCGGTGCAGCTGGGCAAGATGGGCAACTACGTCTACACCGTCGGCGCAGATTCCATGGTCAGCATCGCCAAGGTCAAGACCGGCCCGGTGTCCGGCGGCAACACCATCATCGAGGAAGGCTTGCGACCGGGCCAGCAGGTGGTGATAGACGGCGTGGACAAGCTGCGCGACGGCGCCAAGGTCAAAGTGATAGACCGCGCCGCCCAGGCGCGCGAAGCCGCCTCGGCCGCCGCAGGCGAAGCCAAGGGGCACAAGCCGCGCGGCGGCAAGCAGCACGCCTCGGCGGCCCATTAA
- a CDS encoding MdtB/MuxB family multidrug efflux RND transporter permease subunit, with the protein MNPSRPFIMRPVATTLLMVAILLTGLVAWRMLPVSALPEVDYPTIQVVTLYPGASPDVMTSSVTAPLERQFGQMPGLSQMSSSSSGGASVITLQFSLDLTLDVAEQEVQAAINAAGNLLPSDLPSPPVYNKVNPADTPILTIAVSSPTMPLTKLEDMVDTRLAQKLSQVQGVGLVSISGGQRPAVRIQSNPKALASRGLTLEDIRTAIASANVNQAKGSFDGPSQASTVDGNDQLQSADEYKNVIIAYQNGAPVYLRDVAKVVESAENTRLAAWSGTTPSIILNVQRQPGANVIQVTNRIKSLLPQLQGTLPGSVDVHVLSDRTVTIRASVEDVEFELMLAIALVVMVIFVFLRNVPATIIPAVAVPLSLVGTFGVMYLTGFSINNLTLMALTIATGFVVDDAIVMIENIARYIEEGDKPLEAALKGSKQIGFTIISLTISLIAVLIPLLFMGDVVGRLFREFAITLAVSILISAFISLTLTPMMCARLLKHVPEEKQGRFYHASGKFFDDIIAGYGKMLAWVLDRQKTTLLVAVGTVALTAALYVWVPKGFFPLQDTGAIQGISEASQSISFSAMADRQEKLAEALLKDPAVDSLSSFIGVDGTNATLNSGRLLINLKPKGERDDIRTVLARLQQRAGDVPGMSLYLQAVQDLTIDARVSRTQYQFTLQATSQDDLSTWVPKLVRRLQQEPALADVASDLQDKGLQAYVNINRDVASRLGVTTAAIDNALYDAFGQRLISTIFTQTNQYRVVLEVDKDHQRDPLSLKGIYVPTASGGPVPLNAVASIEERPTSLAINHLGQFPTATISFNLKAGASLGEAVDAIRQAEAELGLPASMDTKFQGAAMAFQASLSNTLWLILAAIVTMYIVLGVLYESYIHPITILSTLPSAGIGALLALMVSGTDLSVIAIIGIILLIGIVKKNAIMMIDFALEAEREQGMAPREAIYQACLLRFRPILMTTMAALLGALPLMMGGGMGSELRQPLGITMVGGLMVSQVLTLFTTPVIYLAFDRLARRFGRKDKPELAEEVDA; encoded by the coding sequence ATGAATCCCTCCCGTCCGTTCATTATGCGGCCGGTGGCCACCACCTTGCTGATGGTGGCCATCCTGCTGACCGGCCTGGTGGCCTGGCGGATGCTGCCGGTATCGGCGCTGCCGGAAGTCGATTACCCGACCATCCAGGTGGTGACGCTCTACCCCGGCGCCAGTCCCGACGTGATGACCTCGTCGGTCACCGCCCCGCTGGAGCGCCAGTTCGGCCAGATGCCGGGCCTGTCGCAGATGTCGTCGTCCAGCTCCGGCGGCGCCTCGGTGATCACGCTGCAGTTCAGCCTGGACCTGACGCTGGACGTCGCTGAGCAGGAAGTGCAGGCGGCGATCAACGCCGCCGGCAACCTGCTGCCGTCCGACCTGCCCAGCCCGCCGGTCTACAACAAGGTCAACCCGGCCGATACGCCCATCCTGACCATCGCCGTCAGTTCGCCCACCATGCCGCTGACCAAGCTTGAGGACATGGTGGACACCCGTCTGGCGCAAAAGCTGTCGCAGGTGCAGGGTGTCGGCCTAGTCAGCATCAGCGGCGGCCAGCGCCCGGCCGTGCGCATCCAGAGCAATCCCAAGGCGCTGGCCTCGCGCGGGCTGACGCTGGAGGACATCCGCACCGCCATCGCCAGCGCCAACGTCAACCAGGCCAAGGGCAGCTTCGACGGCCCGAGCCAGGCCTCCACCGTGGACGGCAACGACCAGCTGCAGTCCGCGGACGAGTACAAGAACGTCATCATCGCCTACCAGAACGGCGCGCCGGTCTACCTCAGGGACGTGGCCAAGGTGGTGGAATCGGCCGAGAACACCCGGCTGGCCGCCTGGTCCGGCACCACGCCGTCCATCATACTCAACGTTCAGCGTCAGCCCGGCGCCAACGTGATCCAGGTGACCAACCGCATCAAGTCGCTGCTGCCGCAGTTGCAGGGCACGCTGCCCGGCTCGGTGGACGTGCACGTGCTGAGCGACCGCACCGTGACCATCCGCGCCTCGGTGGAGGACGTGGAGTTCGAGCTGATGCTGGCCATCGCGCTGGTGGTGATGGTGATCTTCGTCTTCCTGCGCAACGTGCCGGCCACCATCATTCCGGCGGTGGCGGTGCCGCTGTCGCTGGTGGGCACCTTCGGCGTGATGTACCTGACCGGCTTTTCCATCAACAACCTGACGTTGATGGCGCTGACCATCGCCACCGGCTTCGTCGTCGACGACGCCATCGTGATGATAGAGAACATCGCCCGCTACATCGAGGAAGGCGACAAGCCGCTGGAGGCGGCGCTGAAGGGCTCCAAACAGATCGGCTTCACCATCATCTCGCTGACCATCTCGCTGATCGCGGTGCTGATCCCGCTGCTGTTCATGGGCGACGTGGTGGGCCGGCTGTTCCGCGAATTCGCCATCACGCTGGCGGTGTCCATCCTGATCTCCGCCTTCATCTCGCTGACGCTGACGCCGATGATGTGCGCGCGGTTGCTCAAGCACGTGCCAGAGGAAAAGCAGGGCCGCTTCTACCACGCCAGCGGCAAGTTCTTCGACGACATCATCGCCGGCTACGGCAAGATGCTGGCCTGGGTGCTGGACAGGCAGAAGACCACCCTGCTGGTGGCGGTCGGCACCGTGGCGCTGACCGCGGCGCTGTATGTCTGGGTGCCCAAGGGCTTCTTCCCGCTGCAGGACACCGGCGCGATACAAGGCATCAGCGAGGCGTCGCAGTCCATCTCCTTCAGCGCGATGGCCGACCGTCAGGAAAAATTGGCCGAGGCGCTGCTGAAAGACCCGGCGGTGGACAGCCTGTCTTCCTTCATCGGCGTCGACGGCACCAACGCCACGCTGAACAGCGGCCGCCTGCTGATCAACCTCAAGCCCAAGGGAGAGCGCGACGACATCCGCACCGTGCTCGCGCGGCTGCAGCAGCGCGCCGGCGACGTGCCGGGCATGTCGCTGTACCTGCAGGCGGTGCAGGACCTGACCATCGACGCCCGCGTCAGCCGCACCCAATACCAGTTCACGCTGCAGGCCACCAGCCAGGACGATCTGTCGACCTGGGTGCCCAAGCTGGTGCGCCGGCTGCAGCAAGAGCCAGCGCTGGCCGACGTCGCCAGCGACCTGCAGGACAAGGGCCTGCAAGCCTACGTCAACATCAACCGCGACGTCGCCTCCCGCCTGGGCGTCACCACCGCCGCGATCGACAACGCGCTGTACGACGCCTTCGGCCAGCGGCTGATCTCCACCATCTTCACCCAGACCAACCAGTACCGCGTGGTGCTGGAGGTGGACAAGGACCACCAGCGCGATCCGCTGTCGCTGAAGGGCATCTACGTGCCCACCGCCAGCGGCGGACCGGTGCCGCTGAACGCGGTGGCCAGCATAGAGGAGCGTCCGACCTCGCTGGCGATCAACCACCTGGGCCAATTCCCCACCGCCACCATTTCCTTCAACCTGAAAGCTGGCGCGTCGCTGGGCGAGGCGGTGGACGCCATCCGCCAGGCCGAAGCCGAGCTGGGCCTGCCGGCCAGCATGGACACCAAGTTCCAGGGCGCGGCCATGGCCTTCCAGGCGTCGCTGTCCAACACGCTGTGGCTGATCCTGGCCGCCATCGTCACCATGTACATCGTGCTGGGCGTGCTGTACGAGAGCTATATCCATCCGATCACGATTCTCTCCACCCTGCCCTCGGCCGGCATCGGCGCGCTGCTGGCGCTGATGGTGTCCGGCACCGACCTGTCGGTGATCGCCATCATCGGCATCATCCTCCTGATCGGCATCGTGAAGAAGAACGCCATCATGATGATAGACTTCGCGCTGGAGGCCGAGCGCGAACAGGGCATGGCGCCGCGCGAAGCCATCTACCAGGCCTGTCTGCTGCGCTTCCGCCCCATCCTGATGACCACGATGGCGGCGCTCTTGGGCGCGCTGCCGCTGATGATGGGCGGCGGCATGGGCTCGGAGCTGCGCCAGCCGCTGGGCATCACCATGGTGGGCGGCCTGATGGTCAGCCAGGTGCTGACGCTGTTCACCACCCCGGTGATCTACCTGGCCTTCGACCGGCTGGCGCGGCGCTTCGGCCGCAAGGACAAGCCCGAGCTTGCGGAAGAGGTGGACGCATGA